In Vagococcus hydrophili, one DNA window encodes the following:
- the recJ gene encoding single-stranded-DNA-specific exonuclease RecJ, giving the protein MKESLYKWNVQAEEETSSVLIPELDRLKINQELAPLLWSRGITTPEQIETYFNPTVANFHDPFLLYDMEKSVERIQQAIENGEKILVYGDYDADGITSTTVMKEAIELIGGNVCYYLPNRFTDGYGPNVAVYKRMIEEEEIQLIVTVDNGVSGHEAIQYANTKGVDVIVTDHHELPEELPEAFAIIHPRHPKGNYPFNDLAGVGVAFKVATALLGEIPMESLDLVAIGTIADLVSLTDENRAMVKIGLEIMKQSERIGLNALADVAKVDLTSASEETVGFTLAPRLNAIGRLGDASPGVELLSTFDDEEAANIATFIQQKNTERQTIVKDITAEALEMAREKTDDAILILVNETWHQGVLGIVASRVVQELHKPTIVLNLDKETGLLKGSGRSVQGVDLFQVLSSVKDELESFGGHHMAAGLTLKHEKLEDIKSQVNQKIIDLGMTSLDKEELLIDRVLELDSVNVEFIERLKLLSPFGTDNPSPYFLIKSNKLKNIKQIGADNAHLKCQLSEKETTVDCLAFNRGQEIHEFEFADEIEIVGQLSINEWNGFRKPQVMLTDFAISDWQIFDARGKKKQEINPQTDNVGYLVFEEKVFEKVQSRNPHTYLIKDMNEALIERINSHEEVVIVDCPYDLENAKAIFSQLNVARVFLEANVLQEHYLTGLPTREQFSKLFKLIAAQESIDIRNKIKDISMYLKIDKNLLIFMIQVFFDLGFVTIDDGLMTKVQNPVNKPLPESKIYQDYQHKIEMEKLFLYSDIKEIKQWILQQEEFK; this is encoded by the coding sequence TTGAAAGAATCACTATATAAATGGAATGTACAAGCAGAGGAAGAGACGTCTAGCGTACTTATTCCTGAATTAGACAGATTAAAGATTAATCAAGAGTTAGCACCACTTTTATGGAGCAGAGGGATTACTACGCCAGAACAAATAGAAACTTATTTCAATCCAACTGTGGCAAATTTCCACGATCCTTTTTTACTTTATGATATGGAAAAAAGTGTGGAGAGAATTCAGCAAGCCATCGAAAATGGCGAAAAAATACTGGTTTACGGTGATTATGATGCTGATGGTATTACAAGCACTACCGTTATGAAAGAAGCTATTGAGTTGATTGGTGGTAATGTCTGTTACTACCTACCTAATCGTTTTACAGATGGTTATGGACCTAATGTGGCTGTTTATAAGAGAATGATTGAAGAAGAGGAAATTCAACTTATTGTAACTGTTGATAACGGAGTAAGTGGGCATGAAGCCATTCAATACGCTAATACAAAAGGTGTGGATGTGATTGTTACAGATCACCATGAATTACCAGAAGAATTACCAGAGGCTTTTGCTATTATTCATCCGAGACACCCAAAAGGAAACTATCCTTTCAACGATTTAGCAGGGGTCGGTGTAGCTTTTAAAGTAGCAACCGCCCTCTTAGGTGAAATTCCGATGGAGAGTCTGGATTTAGTGGCGATTGGGACAATTGCTGATTTAGTTTCTTTAACCGATGAAAATAGAGCCATGGTAAAAATTGGTTTAGAAATAATGAAACAAAGCGAAAGAATTGGATTAAATGCTCTTGCTGACGTTGCAAAAGTTGATTTGACAAGCGCCTCAGAGGAAACGGTTGGATTTACTCTAGCCCCTAGATTAAATGCTATTGGTCGTCTAGGAGATGCTTCACCTGGTGTTGAGTTATTATCTACCTTTGATGATGAAGAAGCAGCCAATATTGCCACATTTATTCAACAAAAAAATACGGAACGTCAAACCATTGTAAAAGATATTACAGCAGAAGCTCTTGAGATGGCTAGAGAAAAAACAGATGATGCTATTTTAATTTTAGTGAATGAAACATGGCATCAAGGAGTTTTAGGAATTGTTGCCAGTCGAGTTGTTCAAGAATTGCATAAACCAACAATTGTTTTGAATTTAGACAAAGAGACTGGTCTTTTAAAAGGGTCTGGTCGGAGTGTTCAAGGAGTTGATTTATTTCAAGTCTTAAGTTCGGTGAAGGACGAGTTAGAAAGTTTTGGTGGTCATCATATGGCTGCTGGCTTAACCTTGAAACACGAAAAATTAGAAGATATAAAAAGCCAAGTGAACCAAAAAATTATTGACTTAGGAATGACTTCTCTAGATAAAGAGGAATTACTGATTGACCGCGTTCTTGAGTTAGATTCAGTCAATGTGGAATTTATTGAACGGTTAAAATTATTATCACCATTTGGGACAGATAACCCGTCACCTTATTTTTTAATTAAATCTAATAAGCTAAAAAACATTAAACAAATCGGGGCAGATAATGCTCATTTAAAATGCCAGTTAAGTGAAAAAGAAACGACAGTCGATTGTCTCGCTTTTAATCGTGGTCAAGAAATTCATGAATTTGAATTTGCAGATGAGATTGAAATCGTAGGGCAGTTATCAATTAACGAATGGAATGGTTTTAGAAAGCCTCAAGTGATGCTGACTGATTTCGCTATTTCAGATTGGCAAATTTTTGATGCCCGTGGTAAGAAAAAACAAGAAATCAATCCACAAACAGACAATGTGGGCTATCTTGTTTTCGAGGAGAAAGTGTTTGAGAAAGTTCAATCTAGAAATCCGCATACTTACTTAATAAAAGATATGAATGAAGCGTTAATTGAAAGGATTAATTCACATGAGGAAGTAGTTATTGTGGATTGTCCTTATGATTTAGAAAATGCTAAGGCTATTTTTAGTCAACTAAATGTCGCAAGAGTCTTTCTAGAAGCTAATGTATTGCAAGAGCATTATTTAACCGGACTTCCAACCAGAGAACAATTTTCAAAACTATTCAAACTAATCGCAGCACAAGAATCAATTGACATCAGAAATAAAATTAAAGACATTTCAATGTATTTAAAAATTGATAAAAATCTATTAATTTTTATGATTCAGGTGTTTTTTGACTTAGGATTTGTTACAATAGATGATGGTCTAATGACTAAAGTCCAAAATCCAGTGAATAAGCCCTTACCAGAAAGTAAAATCTATCAAGATTATCAACACAAAATTGAGATGGAAAAATTATTTTTATACAGCGACATTAAAGAAATTAAACAGTGGATTTTGCAACAGGAGGAATTCAAATGA